The segment GGCTTCACCGCTTCTCTTTGCCGCGAGCTCTCTTGCGAGATTTTCTGCTGTCTTTGCTCTTCATGCGAACGCATCGGTTTCCTCTCTCCTTTCGGTTCGGCCCTTCCGGTTTCCGGCGTCCCGTACCCCGTACTATGGCCTCTGCTGACTCCTGCGGATTCAGCGCGGCTTCTCAGCCGCGGTTACGAAATAACTTCGCGTATTCCGCAGGTCTCCCCAGATAAGAACGTCATCTTTCTGCCCGCAACCACTGGAGTTTACAAGCGTAGCCCTTGGCGACTTCGGATTTCGTCATGTGTGGGTGACTCATCCGACTACTCTTGCCTCTAATCCAGTTCGTGTACCTTGGCTCGTGCATTTGCCTCCAGCTTCCTTCAGATTCTGCCTCACAGCAGACACCCTTGCTCTTGGCTAACGGTAGGCGTTCGCCAGCCCCCGTTCGGGACTTTCACCCTAGAGATGACGCCCATGCTGGGCGTACCACGAATAAGGCCGCCCCGGGCGGCCTTGATTCGCTCGTACAGATCGCTGAAAAGACAAGGCGCGGAAGAAAAGGAAGGCTTAACGGACGGCTGCTGACTGCTTGCGGCTGTTCCCTTTTTTCCCGACTGGCCTGCCGTGTAATCTTCTCAAACCGCTGAGATCTAATAAGCTGAATCCCACCTTCGAGAAGATGGGCAGCAGGCAGAACATCAGAGTATCTGTAACCTGGGAGGTCCATCCGAAGCCTGAAGGCCCAATGATCCACAGGGTAGGGTATCCAAACCACAGAACAGTCAGATAAGAAGCAGTCATGAGAAAATGCTTGTATAGACTCGGGTTTTGGCTTCGGGCAATGATGCGCAAATGCACCCATATGACATACATAATGATCAGAAACGCGGCGCAGCCCAGGCTGTACCACACGTATTGCTCCGGTCGCGGGGACAGGTCTGCAATTAACCCCGTCAGGATCATAAATACATCTGCAGCGACAAGGCCCCACAGGATGACCCGGTCCTTGGGAACGGTGCTCATAGCGGTGGTGGCAAGGGCAACCAGCAATAGAGGAGTGGTGACGATCCAATCCAGATACCGTGCAAAGTAAATCAGATGGCCGTCTTTGACGATGTGACCTTGTCCCATAGCCATCGACAGATAGGCGGCCCCGGACCACACTGGAATGATAAAGGCTATCAGGTATTCGTAGCGTGGAACCTGCTTGCGGTTAAAAGACCATACCGCGAAAATAACGGCACCTGCTGCCATCACCGCTGCGTAGCCCCATAATATTTGCTGTTCAATAGGATACTGCATTTGTTCACCTCTTTTTTGTTACCATTATGTCCTTCCTTGTCTGACTTAAATCCATGCTCTCCGTTTCTAAATAAAGAGACGCACTAAAGCTTGACATTATAATGGCAGCTGTGATAATCTTAAATAGTTAGAATTTCAACCTGAACTCACATATTGTAGAGGGTTATGATTTTGATGATAACCTTGTACAATATGTGATTTTTTTTTGGAATTGTAAAAATCAAATATATGGAGGTAATGAATCATGCAGCAAGGAACAGTAAAGTGGTTTAATGCAGACAAAGGTTTTGGTTTCATCGAGGTAGAAGGCGGAGACGACGTATTTGTGCACTTCAGTGCCATTACTGGCGACGGCTTCAAATCGCTTGACGAAGGTCAGCGTGTAGAATTTAATGTAGTACAAGGCAACCGCGGCCCACAAGCCGAGAACGTTGTTAAACTGTAAATCACGGTTAGAAAGTCCCAAACCTAGTTTTGGGGCTTTTTTTTACTCACTTCATGACTCCAAAAGAGAAAGAGGGATGCTGCTTGTACTATTCGCGGAAAAGACCGATGGTGGATCTTCCGGAGGAAATGACAACGATATGGTCATGCACTAATGAAGAGTGCAACGGATGGATGAGAGATAACTTTGTGTTTCTAGTTCAACCGGTATGCGGCCAGTGCAATGCCTTGATGGAGAAAAGCGAGAAAATGCTGCCTATTATAGCGAATACAAGTCCTAATCAAACAAAAACCACACGTTAGTAATAGCGAATATGCAGGGGAAAACAATCCTATCATGACTCGCCTTTATACCTGGAACCCGCTCAGCGAGCGGGTTTTGCTTGTTTAATATCTTGGATAGTTCATTTCCATGATATCCATAAACGGAACTTTAACCAATCCTTCATTAGTTTGAATATGTACCCTGCCTGTTCTTGGGTCCATCGTTACGATCGTCCCTGTAACGGTTTCTTCCCAGCCCCAAACTGTAAGCACAATCTCTGACTTCTCGTTATACGCCTCTGTAAGCTGATTTCCGAGTTCTTCGAGTACAAACTCATCTCTGGTAGGTCTTTTGGGTACCTTTGATTTAGCCATGCTGCAGCCTCCTGTATGGGTATTCTAGATAGTCTTCGCTCTAAACATGATACGCTACTCCTATGCCGCACACAATAACTTATACAGAATCCGCTTTTACGAGAATATATTTGCTTTGTTGTTTGTCGTTTGGGTTCGGAATCATGAGTTTATTAATCCGCTGCCTGAAGTCACTCAATGAAAGAGTGCAGGAGGGATCTTTCATGATTACCGTGCTGATCGGGATGGCAAGGTATTGAAAAAAGGCCATTCTTTCAATTAGGTTCACATCAATTTTAGGACAAATCCGGTCTTTACATCTTTCTGAAAACCACATTCTTCGTAGAAATTATGTACTTCTTTTCTCTTCGATCCTGTCAAAAGCATAATTTTATAACAGCTAAGTTCCTTTGCATATTCAATTGCTCTTCTCATGATTCGCTTTCCGAGACCATTTTGCCGATAATCTGGATGAGTAACAACATTCTCAATTACTGCATACGGTCTTGCTCCTCTGGTTAGATTTCTAATCAATACTAATGTACATGAAGAAACAATCTCTCTCTCATGCTTTATGACAAATATCTTCATCATCTCATCATTCAGTATTTTATTCCAATGAGCTTGAATATCTGCTACATTAAGATCCGGATCATCTGGATTCAAATGCTTATAAAGTTCTAAAAGTTCAGATAATTCATCTTGATGGATGAGCCGAACTGTGCTGTTAATCATTATGACCCCTCGTTTATTAGTTATTACTGGGATAGTCTGTTTTAAAGGTTTCAAGTGACGTTTCTGCAGTCAGAAATATCCTCTTAACAAATGTCTTTAACCATAAGTAAGTGAATATCTATTAACTCATAACCCAATGATTTATAAAGATGTATCGCACCGTGATTGCTTCCAACGACCCCCAATGTCGCCTCTGTCTTTTGTTTCTCATCTCTCAAAAATTTAAGAGTTTCAATTATTGTCCCTCTTGCAATTCCTTGTCTTCTCCAATCAGGGTGAGTGAAGATTTGTTCTGTTGCACTTCTTTCAGAAGATATGCCCCAAGTCATACAACTACTAATGGGTTTACTATCATGAAATGCTGTAATTGTATTCCATTCTGGCCCACTCCTAAACCAATTCAGTCTGCCTAAACTCCAAGACTCTCCATTGAAGCCATCCTTCTCTGCTTGTAAATATAGTTTTCTCTCCTCAACGGTCTCCATAGCCCATCTCTTAATTTCAATTTCATTACTAACCTTGTACTCTGGGAGTGGTTTTGTTAAATCACGTCGCATAATCATGTAATTTAAAGAATGGTAGAATCCTTGAGCCAATAAAAAATCAATGGAATGTAGATCTTCATGAGAACAAGTACGGCTAATTTGTAATTGTTTATTCGGGTATGATTTACTGATTTCATGGGCTCGGTCAACAAGTTTATGATATATTTCTATTTCAAGATCATCGTATCCATCAGAATCGGTATCAATGATAAAACGATGCTTGTAATCAGGATCTTTTCCATTTCTATCAAGGTATTCGCAGGAATCCGTCGGCTCTAGGTGACCAGAAGCAACGACTTGATCGTTTATCTCTGCACAAAAAATATTTTCTGACTTGAAATCCGCATTATACTGATATGCCAGATTAAACACAAAATTGAATTTGCTAATAGCTTCAGCGTCTTGAAAATTATAATTTCGAATCTGATCATTCATGCGAGTTACTCCTTTAAACATGTAGTGTTGGCTAATGTACATCACAGACCAAGGGCCGAACGGTACACAGCGTAAATTCTCACATTTGCGGACCCCAAAAACCCATGTAGCCGAGCTTTTCTTTCACGTTCACGCTGTGGATTATTTTTTGGCACCTCATCAGGATTTGTTTCTTGCTCAAATCGGTTGCGGCGGAACAATTAGCGAATGTACCAAGCTTTATAAAAATCTTTAACAGATGGATACCTCTTATTCTTGTCAGCGTTAATCGCATTGCAGGCGACAAAATAAAGTTCCTTGCCAGCTTCCCATTTCTCATAGGTTCTATCAAGTTCTCCACCTAATAGCCCAAATGCAATAGCTCCCATATTGTATACATTGGTTCGGCTATCGATTTCAGCTCCTAATTCAAACTCTTCAGGAGACATGAACCTTGAAGATCCCCAAAGTCTGCCCATATTATTGAAAAATGGTTTTTTTTGATAAAAATCGATATCACAAATTTTAGTTTCATTATTTATAAAATCATAAAGAATACTTCCGTCATAAAAATCAATGGCTACATACCCTTTTTCTTCTACATACATATGAAAATTAAATATTGCTTCTAAATGACTGTATTCTCTGTTCAACTGTTAGATGCTTATATCTATAAAACGGGGAACCGGGATCTGTATATTTGGCTGGGGGTGGATACGACCAGTGAGGATGAAGGCATTCGCCATCAAACCACTTGAAAATAGCAACATAACCACCATCAACACTAAAATGATCCAGGAGTTCGATCAAACTGTATGCTTGAGTTCATCATAAATTGGAATTGCAGCTTTCAATCTCGAAACGGCTTCAGCAGGATCTCCTTGATATTCAACAGGCCTGGCGCCAGCGTATTTAACAAACTTCTTCTGCCCATCTTTCTCTACACCAAAGCAAATATTACCTGAATCCTGTTGATCAAATACTTTAAAAACATATCCCAAATCTTGTAACCAAATGATATCAATCTCTTCCTTAAGTTGAAATGTTACTTTATCAATGTTGTACACAAAAAGGCCTTCGATCATTTATTCCTCCTGTAATCGGTTTTATGAGTATTGCAAGAGTCTTTGCAAGAGTTCTCGTAACGTTCTTTCGCATTCACAAACCTTCATGCATTAAGTGAACAAAGATAACCGCTGATACGCAGGTTAATAAGTTTTATCCAACGTTCATGTATTTAAGAACCCGAGAGGCCCAAGGGAGCAACGTAACCAGATCAAACGGACTTAGCTTCGCAGGATCGTGAGCTGAATACGAGTCTGTAAAATAGATTGTGTAAACTCCCAAAACTATTAAAATGAAACATAGTAGAAAGGTTGGGAGAACACATGAGACTTTGGGATAAACAACAGCTGCGGGCCTTCATTAAGGAGAATAATCTGGTGACCGCGCAGGATGCACAAAACGCCTTGAAAGATCTGTTTGCAGAAACACTTCAGGAAATGCTGGAGGCCGAAATGGACCAGCATTTGGGTTACGAGAAGCATGTCGTGAAGAGCAAGCAGACAACAAACAGCCGAAACGGCAAGAGCAAAAAGAAGATCACCAGTGAATATGGTGAGCAGCAAATTTTGGTACCTCGAGACCGTGAAGGTGAGTTTGAGCCGTTAGTGGTCAAGAAACATCAGTCCAATGTGACAGGCATTGAGGACCAAATTATCGCCCTCTATGCTAAAGGCATCAGCACTCGTGAGATTCAGGACCATCTGCAGCAGCTGTACGGCCTCGATGTCTCTCCGACCTTCATCTCCAACGTGACCAATAAGATTATCCCTCTCGTGAAAGAGTGGCAGAATCGCCCCCTACAGAGCGTGTATGCTGTGGTGTTTCTGGACGCCATTCATTTCAAGGTGAAACAGGATGGGGCTATTGTCAACAAGGCTGCTTACATGGTCATTGGCATTGATTTGGATGGAAACAAAGACGTCCTGGGCATGTGGATTGGTGAGAATGAGTCTGCAAAGT is part of the Paenibacillus algicola genome and harbors:
- a CDS encoding GNAT family N-acetyltransferase, with the translated sequence MNDQIRNYNFQDAEAISKFNFVFNLAYQYNADFKSENIFCAEINDQVVASGHLEPTDSCEYLDRNGKDPDYKHRFIIDTDSDGYDDLEIEIYHKLVDRAHEISKSYPNKQLQISRTCSHEDLHSIDFLLAQGFYHSLNYMIMRRDLTKPLPEYKVSNEIEIKRWAMETVEERKLYLQAEKDGFNGESWSLGRLNWFRSGPEWNTITAFHDSKPISSCMTWGISSERSATEQIFTHPDWRRQGIARGTIIETLKFLRDEKQKTEATLGVVGSNHGAIHLYKSLGYELIDIHLLMVKDIC
- a CDS encoding bacteriorhodopsin, yielding MQYPIEQQILWGYAAVMAAGAVIFAVWSFNRKQVPRYEYLIAFIIPVWSGAAYLSMAMGQGHIVKDGHLIYFARYLDWIVTTPLLLVALATTAMSTVPKDRVILWGLVAADVFMILTGLIADLSPRPEQYVWYSLGCAAFLIIMYVIWVHLRIIARSQNPSLYKHFLMTASYLTVLWFGYPTLWIIGPSGFGWTSQVTDTLMFCLLPIFSKVGFSLLDLSGLRRLHGRPVGKKGNSRKQSAAVR
- a CDS encoding YolD-like family protein codes for the protein MAKSKVPKRPTRDEFVLEELGNQLTEAYNEKSEIVLTVWGWEETVTGTIVTMDPRTGRVHIQTNEGLVKVPFMDIMEMNYPRY
- a CDS encoding IS256 family transposase; translated protein: MRLWDKQQLRAFIKENNLVTAQDAQNALKDLFAETLQEMLEAEMDQHLGYEKHVVKSKQTTNSRNGKSKKKITSEYGEQQILVPRDREGEFEPLVVKKHQSNVTGIEDQIIALYAKGISTREIQDHLQQLYGLDVSPTFISNVTNKIIPLVKEWQNRPLQSVYAVVFLDAIHFKVKQDGAIVNKAAYMVIGIDLDGNKDVLGMWIGENESAKFWLSVLNELKNRGVQDILITCVDNLTGFSQAISACYPSTEIQKCIIHQIRNSTRYVSYKDLKKVTSDLKPIYKATTEEMALLELDRFEEIWGAKYPLIVRSWRNNWEELATFFKYPPELRKLIYTTNMIESYHRQLRKVTKGKSIFPTDESLLKMLYLVTVDVTRKWTGRVQNWGQILLQLSVFYPERIGQHLP
- a CDS encoding cold-shock protein, yielding MTPKEKEGCCLYYSRKRPMVDLPEEMTTIWSCTNEECNGWMRDNFVFLVQPVCGQCNALMEKSEKMLPIIANTSPNQTKTTR
- a CDS encoding GNAT family N-acetyltransferase; translation: MINSTVRLIHQDELSELLELYKHLNPDDPDLNVADIQAHWNKILNDEMMKIFVIKHEREIVSSCTLVLIRNLTRGARPYAVIENVVTHPDYRQNGLGKRIMRRAIEYAKELSCYKIMLLTGSKRKEVHNFYEECGFQKDVKTGFVLKLM
- a CDS encoding cold-shock protein gives rise to the protein MQQGTVKWFNADKGFGFIEVEGGDDVFVHFSAITGDGFKSLDEGQRVEFNVVQGNRGPQAENVVKL